In the Girardinichthys multiradiatus isolate DD_20200921_A chromosome 4, DD_fGirMul_XY1, whole genome shotgun sequence genome, one interval contains:
- the grk1a gene encoding rhodopsin kinase GRK1, producing the protein MDIGGLTTVVANSAYISARGSFDGTANPAVNRDKKYRSRLKLPHITVCEGLRETLDLGFLTVCVEQPIGKRLFQEFLESNNEYKGPCRLWKDIEEYNMAEDEDRAHKASKILSRYMEPDAKYYCPFLPENGITKVKEKHQEAGDDLFNETMDNVMDFLKEVPYTFFLESMYLKRFLQWKWLEMQPIGEDWFLDFRVLGKGGFGEVSACQMKGTGKLYACKKLNKKRLKKRKGYEGAMVEKRILARVHSRFIVSLAYAFQTKIELCLVMTIMNGGDLRYHIYNVDENNPGFDEPRACYYAAQIIQGMEHLHQKRIIYRDLKPENVLLDNEGNVRISDLGLAVELVDDQFKIKGYAGTPGFMAPELLKGEEYDYSVDYFTLGVTLYEFLTAKGPFRTRGEKVENKVLKKRVLNDPVTYPENFSESARTLCEGLLCKEVDKRLGFKDGSCDELRAHPFFQEINWRKLNAGILTPPFVPDSKTVYAKDLDNVGAFSTVKGVALEDADKEFFDEFATGNIPIPWQEEMIETGIYGELNMWGPGGTLPNDLRRESILEQPPKSSTCTVS; encoded by the exons ATGGATATTGGTGGCCTGACAACAGTGGTGGCCAACTCTGCCTACATCTCTGCCCGTGGGAGCTTCGATGGCACTGCCAACCCGGCTGTCAATCGGGACAAGAAGTACCGGTCCCGCCTGAAGCTGCCTCACATCACAGTTTGTGAAGGTCTGCGTGAAACTTTAGATCTGGGCTTCCTCACGGTCTGTGTGGAGCAACCCATTGGCAAACGCCTTTTTCAGGAGTTCTTGGAGTCCAACAATGAGTACAAGGGCCCCTGCCGTCTGTGGAAGGATATTGAGGAATACAACATGGCTGAAGATGAGGACAGAGCACATAAAGCCAGCAAGATCCTGTCTCGGTACATGGAGCCTGATGCCAAGTATTACTGCCCCTTTCTGCCGGAAAATGGCATCACAAAGGTCAAAGAGAAACACCAAGAGGCCGGAGATGATCTTTTCAATGAGACTATGGACAACGTGATGGATTTTCTGAAAGAAGTGCCCTACACTTTCTTCCTGGAGAGTATGTATCTGAAGAGGTTCCTGCAGTGGAAGTGGCTGGAGATGCAGCCCATAGGAGAGGACTGGTTTTTGGATTTCCGTGTTTTGGGTAAAGGTGGTTTTGGGGAAGTGTCCGCCTGTCAGATGAAAGGCACAGGAAAACTGTATGCCTGCAAGAAGCTCAACAAGAAGAGGCTAAAGAAGAGAAAAGGTTATGAG GGGGCGATGGTGGAGAAAAGGATCCTGGCTCGAGTTCACAGCAGATTTATTGTCTCTTTGGCTTATGCCTTCCAGACAAAAATCGAGTTATGTCTGGTCATGACCATCATGAACGGAGGAGATCTGAG GTATCACATCTACAATGTGGATGAGAACAACCCAGGCTTTGATGAGCCAAGGGCCTGTTACTATGCTGCACAGATTATCCAGGGCATGGAGCACCTCCACCAGAAGAGGATCATCTACAGAGACCTGAAGCCAGAGAATGTGCTGCTGGACAATGAGG gTAACGTACGAATCTCTGATCTTGGTCTGGCTGTGGAGTTGGTTGATGATCAGTTCAAAATCAAGGGCTATGCTGGGACTCCGG GTTTCATGGCTCCCGAGCTTCTTAAAGGAGAAGAGTATGACTACTCTGTGGATTATTTCACTCTGGGGGTCACACTCTATGAGTTCCTGACTGCTAAGGGCCCTTTCAGGACTCGTGGAGAAAAG GTGGAGAACAAGGTGTTGAAGAAACGGGTACTGAATGATCCTGTAACCTATCCAGAAAATTTCAGCGAGAGCGCCCGGACCCTCTGTGAGGGTCTGCTGTGCAAGGAGGTCGACAAGAGGCTCGGTTTCAAGGATGGCTCGTGTGACGAGCTGAGAGCTCACCCCTTCTTCCAGGAAATTAACTGGAGGAAACTGAATGCAg GAATCCTGACTCCCCCTTTCGTGCCAGATTCCAAGACGGTGTACGCCAAGGACCTGGACAATGTCGGCGCCTTCTCCACGGTGAAAGGCGTGGCTCTGGAAGACGCAGACAAGGAATTTTTTGATGAGTTTGCCACAGGGAACATCCCCATCCCCTGGCAGGAGGAGATGATAGAGACCGGGATCTACGGAGAGCTCAACATGTGGGGCCCCGGTGGCACCCTGCCCAATGACCTGCGGCGAGAATCCATCCTAGAGCAGCCGCCCAAGTCCTCTACCTGCACGGTGTCCTGA